A DNA window from Cydia splendana chromosome 24, ilCydSple1.2, whole genome shotgun sequence contains the following coding sequences:
- the LOC134802427 gene encoding uncharacterized protein LOC134802427: METNTSNSSRDDGIDRPIPPNIELQIPNTDSITSHEIASHSLEAASDVQSPRSATSHSSPETINEERASVTTANYSVPLLLISAPPSVIIPATHASRRCALKIQSPISSQPLKSLNSATFRQAENVPQSLFIQALSCLTNSDTLNVSVLSNMMAKSQYSVFGQNVKQNNAGPRPGDLSPPDSLTSAPPSYSYVLRQMAVRRRPRLMGTFIPSPSFVPHCPPPNYNAAFDIYVDNAMPPPPRLRHLGFGPCPIVCPECGYSGMSVVVSKITMCTHLCAIILCLFCCWVCAPLPYLMSSCKDVYHYCSSCRYFLGMYCPTNTYSS; encoded by the coding sequence ATGGAGACAAATACTTCAAATAGCAGTCGAGACGACGGTATTGACCGACCTATACCCCCAAACATAGAACTCCAAATACCGAACACAGACTCTATAACTTCTCATGAAATTGCCTCGCATTCTTTAGAAGCAGCGTCAGATGTCCAATCCCCAAGAAGTGCAACCAGTCACTCAAGTCCCGAGACAATTAACGAAGAAAGAGCTTCTGTGACCACTGCGAATTATTCTGTGCCTCTTCTTTTAATCAGTGCACCTCCGTCTGTAATAATACCCGCCACACATGCCTCACGAAGATGTGCTCTTAAGATTCAATCACCGATTTCTTCCCAGCCATTAAAATCATTAAATTCAGCGACATTTCGCCAAGCCGAGAATGTACCTCAATCTTTGTTCATCCAAGCTTTATCCTGTTTGACCAATAGCGACACATTGAATGTTTCAGTTTTAAGCAATATGATGGCTAAATCGCAGTATAGTGTGTTTGGTCAGAACGTAAAGCAGAATAATGCTGGTCCCAGACCAGGCGATCTGTCACCCCCTGATTCCTTGACAAGTGCGCCTCCATCTTATTCCTACGTCTTGAGACAAATGGCAGTCAGGAGAAGACCAAGATTGATGGGAACATTTATACCATCGCCATCCTTTGTGCCACATTGCCCACCTCCGAATTACAACGCGGCTTTCGACATATACGTAGATAATGCCATGCCTCCACCACCTCGACTGCGACATCTTGGTTTCGGCCCTTGTCCCATCGTCTGCCCGGAATGTGGATACTCAGGCATGAGCGTGGTAGTTAGTAAAATAACTATGTGTACGCATTTATGTGCTATAattctttgtttattttgttgttgGGTATGTGCACCCTTACCCTACTTGATGAGTTCTTGCAAAGACGTTTACCACTATTGCAGTAGCTGTCGGTATTTTTTGGGTATGTACTGCCCTACTAATACCTATAGcagttaa